From Argopecten irradians isolate NY chromosome 12, Ai_NY, whole genome shotgun sequence, one genomic window encodes:
- the LOC138304754 gene encoding dual specificity tyrosine-phosphorylation-regulated kinase 2-like, translated as MTTRVNHRMNQPAAHPYSLPPLTSQTVGGGVQSAGLKVQQLYNDDHGKHQKHHVGTADETRSLPNPRPSSSAGSNTSKGGSAAKRNRLTPETAMKQYMTKLTSYEHHEIFNYPNIFFVGPNAKKKQGVIGSANNNGYDDDQGSYMQVPHDHISYRYEVLKVIGKGSFGQVVKVYDHKSHDHVALKMVRNEKRFHRQAQEEIRILEHLKKQDKDNAFNIVHMYEHFVFRNHICITFELLSMNLYELIKKNKFQGFSLQLVRKFAHSILQCLDALNKNRIIHCDLKPENILLKQQGRSGIKVIDFGSSCYEHQRIYTYIQSRFYRAPEVILGAKYGMPIDMWSLGCILAELLTGYPLFPGEDEGDQLACIIELLDMPPSRLLDSAKRTRNFISSKGYPRYCTVATMPDGSTTLQGGRSRRGKTRGKPGSKDFTTALKGCDDAHFIDFLKRCLDWEPAVRMTPSQALRHAWLRRRLPKPPQNDTRSDSASRRKSTANTSAVYPGSKLASGSSSRGKAGAPVSIVDTDVARTKLPQIPTL; from the coding sequence ATGACGACTCGAGTAAATCATAGAATGAATCAACCGGCAGCTCATCCCTATAGCCTACCCCCTTTAACATCCCAGACAGTAGGTGGGGGAGTTCAAAGTGCTGGATTGAAAGTGCAACAACTTTATAATGATGATCACGGAAAACACCAAAAACATCACGTCGGAACGGCCGACGAAACGCGTTCCCTACCTAATCCCCGTCCCAGCTCGAGTGCAGGCAGCAATACGAGTAAGGGGGGATCGGCGGCTAAAAGAAATAGACTCACCCCAGAAACGGCTATGAAGCAGTATATGACCAAACTGACCTCATATGAGCACCATGAAATCTTCAATTACCCCAACATCTTTTTTGTTGGTCCAAACGCGAAGAAAAAACAAGGGGTCATTGGGAGTGCTAATAACAATGGTTATGACGATGATCAGGGATCCTACATGCAGGTACCCCATGATCACATTTCATACCGGTATGAAGTATTGAAAGTGATTGGAAAAGGAAGCTTTGGTCAAGTAGTGAAAGTGTATGATCATAAGTCGCATGATCATGTTGCCTTGAAAATGGTAAGGAATGAAAAGCGATTCCACAGGCAGGCTCAAGAGGAAATACGTATTCTGGAGCACCTTAAAAAACAGGATAAGGACAATGCTTttaatattgtacatatgtatgagCATTTCGTATTCAGAAATCATATATGTATCACATTTGAACTTCTCAGTATGAACTTGTATGAACTTATCAAGAAAAACAAATTCCAGGGATTTAGTTTGCAACTTGTCCGCAAGTTTGCACACTCAATATTACAATGTTTAGATGCATTGAACAAGAACCGTATCATTCACTGTGATCTCAAACCAGAGAACATTCTTCTCAAACAACAGGGCCGTAGCGGTATAAAGGTAATAGACTTTGGTTCAAGCTGTTATGAACATCAACGGATCTATACATATATCCAGTCGAGGTTCTATCGCGCACCAGAGGTGATTCTAGGGGCGAAGTATGGTATGCCTATTGATATGTGGAGTTTGGGTTGCATTTTGGCAGAATTACTGACCGGCTACCCACTATTCCCTGGAGAAGATGAGGGTGATCAGCTGGCCTGTATCATTGAACTACTAGACATGCCACCATCTCGACTTCTAGATTCTGCTAAACGTACCAGGAATTTCATCAGCTCTAAGGGATACCCTCGCTACTGCACAGTGGCAACTATGCCGGATGGCTCAACAACTTTACAAGGGGGTCGATCAAGGCGTGGAAAGACGAGGGGTAAACCTGGAAGCAAAGATTTCACCACTGCACTAAAAGGATGTGACGACGCACATTTCATTGATTTCCTGAAGCGTTGTTTAGATTGGGAACCAGCAGTACGAATGACCCCTAGTCAGGCCCTACGTCATGCATGGCTACGACGTCGATTACCTAAACCACCCCAAAACGACACCAGGTCAGATTCTGCGTCTCGGCGGAAATCCACTGCAAACACTAGTGCAGTGTACCCAGGTAGTAAGCTGGCTAGTGGAAGCTCCAGCAGAGGAAAGGCTGGTGCCCCTGTATCCATAGTAGACACTGATGTAGCGCGAACAAAACTGCCACAAATACCAACCTTATAG